Proteins found in one Xenopus laevis strain J_2021 chromosome 1L, Xenopus_laevis_v10.1, whole genome shotgun sequence genomic segment:
- the ubap2.L gene encoding ubiquitin associated protein 2 L homeolog (The RefSeq protein has 3 substitutions and aligns at 98% coverage compared to this genomic sequence) translates to MMTSVGNERTRVTREKPQISTPQTQTQKQVQVQATAEQIRLAQMIYDKNDADFEDKVKQLMEVTGKNQDECIVALHDCNGDINRAINILLEGNSDTTSWETVGGKKKSIGKESSENKENRERRGDREMSRGRGSSSRRGRGGSRGREFRAEENGVDIGPGDRPSDRGRRGRGRGFGGRGRGRGAGRFSAQGMGIFNPADYTEPAATDATGKTDVWETGQSDGDDGTEIASSAFLPPVKGAWRNSLEEWTTEDWNEDLSETKVFTASSVPTENHITPGQSIDLVALLQKQQSGTETDTVTFEASQQQQNFGEALVFTNSQHSSRITSVATTSNAVNSYSPQSLSSVLGSGFGELGSSKLANSAGSQILEQLKSPGLGQFTNPNAQQSSTSTAASSSWDIKPTVPQSSVLGQFDFKTQPEPSPVLSQLTQRQHHQQVPPPGLESFSSQVKLRETSPVDNASAVSKMLQLSLDPQTISAQQTQQQKQLKPQKRRIPPTSKIPASAVEMPGSADVSGLNVQFGALEFGSEPSLAEFGSNSSPDHTSQTPNNLYSNTISDSLSTALPISSTVQEPSYTPTVITTLPFSY, encoded by the exons atgatgacTTCGGTGGGAAATGAACGAACCCGGGTCACTCGGGAAAAGCCACAGATTTCAACCCCACAGACACAAACCCAGAAACAGGTACAAGTACAG GCAACCGCTGAGCAGATTCGCCTTGCACAGATGATTTATGACAAAAACGATGCGGATTTTGAGGACAAAGTGAAACAg CTTATGGAAGTCACAGGAAAGAACCAAGACGAATGCATAGTGGCACTTCATGACTGTAACGGAGATATTAACAGAGCTATAAACATATTGCTGGAAGGCAATTCAGATACC ACATCTTGGGAGACTGTTGGGGGTAAAAAGAAAAGCATTGGCAAAGAGAGTTCCGAAAACAAAGAAAACCGAGAAAGGAGAGGCGACAGAGAAATGAGCCGTGGCCGTGGCAGCTCCAGTAGGAGAGGACGGGGAGGAAGCCGTGGCAGAGAGT TTAGAGCAGAAGAAAACGGTGTAGACATCGGCCCCGGGGACAGACCTTCTGACCGTGGCAGGCGAGGTCGTGGCAGAG GATTTGGAGGCAGGGGCAGAGGAAGGGGAGCAGGAAGATTTTCTGCACAAGGCATGGG GATATTTAACCCTGCCGATTACACTGAACCAGCTGCTACTGATGCTACTGGGAAAACAGATGTTTGGGAAACTGGTCAGAGTGATGGAGATGATGGAACAg AGATTGCAAGCAGTGCGTTCTTGCCTCCTGTGAAAGGTGCTTGGCGGAATTCCTTAGAGGAGTGGACAACGGAAGACTGGAATGAAGAC CTTTCCGAAACCAAGGTTTTCACTGCATCTTCAGTCCCCACAGAAAATCACATCACCCCAGGTCAAAG TATCGACTTGGTTGCCCTTCTTCAAAAGCAACAGTCCGGCACAGAAACAGACACTGttacatttgaagcctctcagcAGCAGCAGAACTTCGGTGAGGCCCTGGTTTTCACCAACTCTCAGCACAGCTCTCGGATCACCTCTGTTGCCACCACCTCTAATGCCGTTAACAGTTACTCTCCGCAAAGCCTT tcatcTGTCCTTGGTTCTGGGTTTGGTGAGCTTGGTTCTTCAAAACTGGCAAACTCTCCTGGGTCCCAGATACTCGAACAGCTGAAAAGTCCAGGCTTGGGGCAGTTCACGAATCCAAACGCCCAACAAAGCAGCACTAGTACGGCAGCGTCTTCTTCCTGGGATATTAAGCCCACCGTCCCACAGTCCTCAGTCCTAGGTCAATTCG ATTTCAAGACCCAACCAGAACCATCCCCAGTTTTGAGTCAACTTACCCAACGTCAACACCATCAGCAGGTGCCACCTCCAGGTCTGGAGTCTTTCTCTTCCCAGGTCAAGCTCAGAGAGACATCCCCTGTGGATAACTCCAATGCAGTCAGTAAAATGCTGCAACTGTCACTAGATCCTCAGACAATCTCAGCGCAACAAACGCAGCAGCAAAAACAGCTCAAACCTCAGAAACGGCGGATACCTCCAACCTCAAAG ATTCCTGCATCTGCTGTGGAGATGCCAGGATCAGCCGATGTCTCCGGGTTAAATGTGCAATTTGGAGCCCTGGAATTTGGATCAGAACCATCACTGGCAGAGTTCGGGTCAAATTCAAGTCCAGATCATACAAGTCAAACACCTAACAACTTGTATTCAAACACCATAAG TGACTCCCTGAGTACCGCTCTGCCAATATCCAGTACTGTGCAGGAGCCAAGTTACACCCCAACTGTCATCACCACT